In one Bradyrhizobium cosmicum genomic region, the following are encoded:
- the purB gene encoding adenylosuccinate lyase: MIPRYTRPEMASIWEPQTRFKIWFEIEAHAADALAELGTIPKEAAKTVWAKAKDATFDVARIDEIERETKHDVIAFLTHLAEIVGPEARFVHQGMTSSDVLDTCLNVQLTRAADLLLADLDKVLAALKKRAFEHKMTPTIGRSHGIHAEPVTFGLKLAYAYAEFSRAKQRLIAARKEVATCAISGAVGTFAQIDPRVEEHVAKAMGLVPEPISTQVIPRDRHAMYFSTLGVIASSVERIAVEIRHMQRTEVLEAEEFFSEGQKGSSSMPHKRNPVLSENLTGLSRMVRAYVTPALENVVLWHERDISHSSAERMMGPDATVTLDFALVRLAGLIDKLLVYPANMQKNLDRLGGLVHSQRVLLALTQKGASREDAYKLVQRNAMPVWRGEGDFLVLLKKDAEVKKYLTDAEIEEQFDLSYHLKHVDTIFKRVFGEA, from the coding sequence ATGATCCCCCGCTATACCCGTCCGGAAATGGCCTCGATCTGGGAGCCGCAGACCCGGTTCAAGATCTGGTTCGAGATCGAGGCGCATGCCGCGGATGCCCTCGCCGAGCTCGGGACGATCCCCAAGGAAGCCGCCAAGACGGTCTGGGCCAAGGCCAAAGACGCCACCTTCGACGTGGCCCGCATCGACGAGATCGAGCGCGAGACCAAGCACGACGTCATCGCCTTCCTGACCCACCTTGCCGAGATCGTCGGCCCCGAGGCGCGCTTCGTGCACCAGGGCATGACCTCCTCCGACGTGCTCGACACCTGCCTCAACGTCCAGCTCACCCGCGCCGCCGACCTGCTGCTCGCCGATCTCGACAAGGTGCTGGCGGCGCTGAAGAAGCGTGCCTTCGAGCACAAGATGACGCCGACCATCGGCCGGTCCCACGGCATCCACGCCGAGCCCGTCACCTTCGGCCTCAAGCTCGCCTATGCCTATGCCGAATTCTCGCGCGCCAAGCAGCGCCTGATCGCGGCGCGCAAGGAAGTGGCGACCTGCGCCATTTCCGGTGCCGTCGGCACCTTCGCGCAGATCGATCCGCGCGTCGAAGAGCACGTCGCCAAGGCGATGGGCCTCGTGCCCGAGCCGATCTCGACGCAGGTGATTCCGCGCGACCGTCACGCCATGTATTTCTCGACGCTGGGCGTGATCGCCTCGTCGGTCGAGCGCATCGCGGTGGAGATCCGCCACATGCAGCGCACCGAGGTGCTGGAGGCCGAAGAGTTCTTCTCCGAAGGGCAGAAGGGCTCGTCCTCGATGCCGCACAAGCGCAACCCGGTGCTGTCGGAAAACCTCACCGGCCTGTCGCGCATGGTGCGCGCCTATGTGACGCCGGCGCTGGAGAACGTGGTGCTCTGGCACGAGCGCGACATCTCGCACTCCTCCGCCGAGCGCATGATGGGTCCGGACGCGACCGTGACGCTCGACTTCGCGCTGGTGCGCCTCGCCGGCCTGATCGACAAGCTGCTGGTGTATCCCGCCAACATGCAGAAGAACCTCGACCGCCTCGGCGGCCTCGTACATTCGCAGCGGGTGCTGCTGGCGCTGACGCAGAAGGGCGCAAGCCGCGAGGACGCCTACAAGCTCGTGCAGCGTAACGCCATGCCGGTCTGGCGCGGCGAAGGCGACTTCCTTGTTCTGCTGAAGAAGGACGCCGAGGTGAAGAAATATCTCACCGACGCCGAGATCGAGGAGCAGTTCGACCTCAGCTATCACCTCAAGCACGTCGACACGATCTTCAAGCGCGTGTTCGGGGAAGCGTAG